Sequence from the Kineosporia succinea genome:
CAGGACGTCGTCGCCGCGATCGAGTCCGGCGACGCCGAGAAGCAGGCCATCGCCGAAGAGGTCATCAAGCTCATGTACGCCCCGGTGCTGGACGTGCACTGGGTGACCGTCAAGCAGCTGGCCTACCTCGAGCCCACCCTGGTCGAGGTCGTCGCCTGCATGATCGGTGACCTGCTCAACGAGGCGCTGCTCGAGACCGTCAACAAGGTCGGTGTGCCCGAGCCCGCCGCCCGCGCCATGCTCATGGGTCACGTGCAGGTCGCCCTGGCCAACGGCCTGCGGGGCGACAACCCGTTCTCCGACGCGTGCCTCATCGCGATGGACTACGGTCGTGAGAAGCTCATCAAGGACGACTGGAAGAGCATCTTCGACGACACCGAGCTGGACAACGTGCTCAAGCAGATGCTGCACCTGGACCACATCCACCGCTGATCGGCGGCTGATCCGCTCCATCCCCCAGAACGGGCCGTCTGCACTGCACAGCCGGCCTGGCACGACCGAGGGCCTTCCTTCCCCGACCGGGAGGAAGGCCCTCGGCCTTTGGCGAGTTTCCCCGGAACGGCGGTGCGTGTCCCGCTAGGTTGGGGGCACTCGACGCGAAGGAGAACCCGTGGGCAAGGTCGTCCTGTACGCGTCGGTGTCGGTCGACGGTTTCGTCGCCGACGAGAACGACCAGCCCGGGCCCCTGTTCGAGTGGCTGGTCAGTGGTGACGTCCCGCTCGACGCGAGCGGCCAGCTGAAGGTGTCGCAGGC
This genomic interval carries:
- a CDS encoding phosphogluconate dehydrogenase C-terminal domain-containing protein, coding for MSDKQLTIAVIGAGGKMGMRVSNNLQRSSHTVFYVENGEAGKARTLEAGRELSEAADAVKNADVVILSVPDIALGPVSAEIVPQVNPGTVVLTLDPAAAYANLLFRRDDIEYVVAHPCHPSVFLQRKTQAELDDTFGGIAAAQDVVAAIESGDAEKQAIAEEVIKLMYAPVLDVHWVTVKQLAYLEPTLVEVVACMIGDLLNEALLETVNKVGVPEPAARAMLMGHVQVALANGLRGDNPFSDACLIAMDYGREKLIKDDWKSIFDDTELDNVLKQMLHLDHIHR